The genomic region CATCAGCAGCACAAACGCCAGAGCTGACagctgggaaagagagagatccgttttggtttcttttccctccctcaaGTAGGCCTTGACCTCCTCCACCAGTGAGTGGTCGTTCAGttcattcagacagtggaacagGTTGATGCATCTCTCTGGGTTGGGGGCTTCTCTGATCTTATGCTTGATGTACTTGACTGTTTCCTCTGTGTTCAGTgggctgcttcctgtctgtggcAGCAGGTCTTGTAAGAGTTTCTGATTGGACTCCAGGGAGAGGCCCAGAAGAAACCTTAGGAAAAGGTCCAGGTGTCCATTCTCATTCCTTAAGGCCAAATCCACTGCAGTCTGGTGTAGGCCATGACGTTTGTTAGCACTGAGCAGTGAATTAAGCTGAGAGGTTTGGTGTTGGTCAGGCATattgctttctctcttgctaAAGTGCAAAAACACATATAAAGCTGCTAGAAACTCCTGAATACTCAGATGAACAAAGCAGAACACCTTGCCCTGGTACAGCCCAGCCTCCTCCCTGAAGATCTGGGTGCACATCCCTGAGTACACTGATGCTTctgtgacatcaatgccacactccCTCAGGTCCTCCTCATAGAAGATCAGATTgcccttctccagctgctgAAAAGCCAGTTTGCCCAGGGACAGAATGGTCTTCAGGAGTGCATCCGCATCACGGTTTCCATACTTCTGACTCATGTGTTTGGTTTGTatgatcaggaagtgtgtgtacatttgtgtcaaAGATGTTGgaatctctccactctctgcttcAGTCAGGATGTACTCCAGAACAGTGGCTGCCatccaacagaagactggaatgtgacACATGATGTAGAGGCACCTGGAAgacttcaggtgtgtgatgattCTGCTGGCCAGTTCCTCTTTTGTGAttttcttcctgaagtactcctccttctgtgggtcattgaaACCCCGGACTTCTGTCACCTGGTCAACACACTCAGGagggatttgattggctgctgctggtcgggaGGTGATCCACAcaagagcagagggaagcagattccCCTTGATGAGGTTTGTGAGAAGAACATCCACTGAGGCAGGTTCTGATACATTGTAGATGCATTCATTGTGCCGGAAATCCAGAGGAAGTCTGCtttcatccagaccatcaaagatgaaagCAATGTTGTATCTGTCCTGGTTGGAAAAGGCGAAGTCTTTTGTTTCAGGGAAGAAGTGATGGATGATGTCCATAAGGGTGTATTTCTTGTCTTTAATCAAGTTCAGCTCccgaaaaggaagaggaaatataaagtgaatattctgattggcatTTTCTTTAGCCCAGTCCAGAATGAATTTCTGTACagagactgtttttccaatgccagcaactccCTTTGTCAGCACAGTTCTGATGGGTTTGTCTTGTCCGGGTAAGGACTTGAAGATGTCAGTACATTTGATTGGTGTTTCCCTCTTTGTTATTTGTCTCTTGGATGCCATCTCAatctgtctgacctcatgttCTGTATTGACCTCTACACTTtccccctctgtgatgtagagctctgtgtagatcttcTCCAGAAAAGTAGGGTTTCCTAGCTTAGGCACGCCTTCAAATACATTCTGAAACTTCTTTGTGAGCCTATATTTGAGCTCTTGTTGACATCTAGGAAACAGTCCATCTAGAGATAAATACATATGATTTAGTCAATCTGACAgcatatgcaagtgtgtgaaGTGAGCACTTTAAGCCTTTGTCATGAGAGTGATTAACAAATTATGACAGACATCATATACTGTACTGTCAGTAGTCATCATGACAGTCTGTGTTCAGGCATCATCATTAGtacactgcaaaaagtgaaatcttagtaagatgaaatatcttcaatcaaggcaatatatgcttgtttttgtctgacaagatatttcttcttaccaggcattttttatgttagagcatttcacttgcttcaagtgtttcagtccttaattatcttaataaggttttattacttgttactgagattttattactggttctgagcacgttaatgcttgaaactagaattgccataattataaggcattataagtacaaaactgctttgtcaaagtcagaatttcttatttcaagcatcttGTCCTTCTGatctataattttttttttttacagcacagcacagcacagcacagcaattatgtattcctgtagacaaaatactatacagtgcaaagacagtattaaactaagtcaaacttttgctttaagaacagactttatcatcctttagcaggttaaagtgaatgaggaaaacgtgcttatattcagcaaatgctagcaccatcatcttgaaatgaggctatatgctaggtcatttatcttgaaatcagtacaactacactaaaaacaagtacatttgcctatatacccaaaagatttaagaattattttctcaataagtaggaatatgtgcttaaatccagcaaatgctagcactatgctcttgaaatgagtctacatgccaggaaatttatcttgaaatctgtaaagcaacattaataacaagtatatttgcctaaatacaaagaaatgtaagaattattttctcaaaatgtagaaaaatttagttatattcagcaaatgctagaaccatcatcttgaaatgaagctatatgctaggcaatttagcttgaaatcagtacagctacactaaaacaagtacatttgcctatatacccaaaagatttaagaattattttctcaatatgtagaaaaaggtgcttatattcagcaaatgctagcaccatcatcttcaaatgagtctacatgataggcaatttatcttgaaatcagtacaactacactaaaaacaagcacatatgcccgaatacaaaagaatgtcagaattattttctcaatatatagaaaaatgtgcttatattcagcaaatgatagccccATCATCTTggaatgaggctatatgctaggcattttatcttgaaatcagtacaactacactaaaacaagtacatttgcctatgtacccaaaagatttgagaattattttctcaatatgtaggaaaatgtgcttaaattcagcaaatgctagcactatcatcttgaaatgagtctaaatgccaggctatttatcttgaaatgagtaaatctactctaaaaacaagtacatttgcctcaataaaaaaaaatgtgagtattattttctcaaaatgtaaaaaaatgtgcttatattcagcaaatgatagcaccatcatctcgaaatgtagataatgtgttaggcaattcatcttgaaatcagtaaagctacactaataacaagaacatttgcctagataccgtaagaattattttctcaatatctaggacaatttgcttaaatttagttccgtttttttattttttattataatatttcaagctttatttttttggcttttttgcctttactcagataggacagtaggtagagacaggaagcgagctggagggagggattgagaaatgaccgcaAGTCAGACTCGAACCTGAACTCCTACCTGTGTTCCCATCTTGCCCATTCATGGTGCAGGGTTGCTgccgcttgcgccacagctccatccctaaaacagtcatctgttgaggatattgccatttgttttggagagtttcGAATTTAAATGCTCTTACCCGgtaggaagaaatatcttgtcaaacaaaaaacaagtatatattgccttgatttaagatatttcatcttactaagatggtgtatcttaataaggtactataacttgttactgagattttattactggttctgagcaaaaaaaatcgctatatttaagcaaattgtcctagatattgagaaaataattcttacggtatctaggcaaatgttcttgaaaagctttactgatttcaagataaattgcctaaggTACTATAacctgttactgagattttattattggttctgagcaagttagtgcttggaactagtttcatcaccactggcaagtacaaaactgctttgtcaaagtcagaatcaagacaaatgtacttgaatTTGAGCTTAGATGCCCATTGTTTAAAGAAACAATGTTAAGACTcgaaccacatacacatatgtctgaACATTGGATCCAATGATTTGATCTCTGATGGAAAATTAATCACATAATGCTGTTTAGGTGTAACACTGCGGTCTCTATTATCTCAATGATCAATTGCACATATGCATTgacttcaaaactctccaaaacaaatggcaatatcctcaacagatgactgttttagggatggagctgtggcacaagcggcagcaaccctgcaccatgaatgggtaagatggggatacaggtaagagttcaggttcgagtccgacttgcggtcatttctcaatccctccctccagctcgcttcctgtctcgctCTACAGGCCTATctgagtaaaggcaaaaaagccgaaaaaataaagcttgaaaaataataattagaaataaaaaaaatcgctgaatttaagcaaattgtcctagatattgagaaaataattcttacggtatctaggcaaatgtacttgtttttattgtagctttactgatttcaaaataaattgcctaacataaagccttatttcaagatgatggtgctagcatttgctgaatataagcacattttccaacatattgagaaaataattcttatatattttgggcatctaggcaaatgtacttgttttaagtgtagctgtactaatttcaagataaattgcctaacatctagcctcatttcaagatgacggtgctatcatttgctgaatataagcacatttttctacatttcgagaaaagaattcttaattttttttgtatttaggcaaatgcacttgtttttagagtagctttactgatttcaagataaattgcctagcatatagcctaaTTTCAAGaggatggtgctatcatttgctgaatataagcacatttgtttacattttgagaaaataattcttaaatattttgggtatataggcaaatgtacttgttttagtgtagctgtactgatttcaagataaattgcctagcatgtagactcatttcaagatgatggtgctagcatctgctgaatataagcacctttttctacatattgagaaaaaaattcttaattttttttgtattcaggcaaatgtacttgttttagtgtagctgtactgatttcaagatacattgcctagtatgtagactcatttcaagatgatggtgctagcatctgctgaatataagcaccgtTTTcgacatattgagaaaataattcttaactCTTTTGGGTATagaggcaaatgtacttgttttagtgtagctgtactgatttcaagataaattgcctagcatgtagactcatttcaagatgatggtgctagcatttgctgaatataagcacattttcctacatattgagaaaataattcttaaatattttggtatataggcaaatgtacttgtttttggtgtagctgtactgatttcaagatacattgcctagcatatagcctcatttcaagatgatggtgctagcatttagtgaatataagcacgttttcctacatattgagaaaaatattcttaaatattttgacaaatgtacttgtttttagtctggccacactagttttaagatatatttgggttgtttgaggctagatatttttacttttttttacaaagtcttggtaagtcaaatcttcctgttctgttggcagataatgtagcttattttaagtgatatataccccatttttttacttttttttcttgtttttgaaggctgattttttgcagtgtaccCGTCATGACAGCTTTCAGAATTGCATGTTTCAGAACCATGTAAGAATATTTGAGAGCCATTGGAAATTATTGTTAATCGTTAGATGATATTATAGTATTTCTGGACAATGATTGTCATGATATCCTGTGTCATCCACCATGACATCTGGGACATATTAATGGCAGTTTTTACTGAGGGCTTATGGGAAGGGTTCAATTTAGTGTTTTAGGTATtattaacagaaaaaaaacactgttatttTTCTAGCGAGATTTGATATAACATACTAAAGGAGTAATTATGTTTATACAGAACATACATATTTATCTTTGAAGTATTCAGTATATTTTGAATCAAGCTGCAATAACAATTTATAATGTTCAGTAACTCAGTGTTGAGTAAATATCTCACATTTCTCCAGTTGCTGAGCAATGATCTCCTGGTTCATGTTCCTCAGGATGTGCACTGCAATCTTCAGAGCTCCATCTCTGGCatctctctggtcctcctcatcctcctcctcctcactacaaGGGGATTCTGGGTAATCATGAGTCAGGAGCTTCTTGAGTCTCTTTAGTTCATTCGTCATGAAAGTGATGACTTTGTGTTCAAGCTCCTGATGGCAAATCACATAATTCCATCAGTGAtgaaaaaaacagaatgaaacATTTGCATAACAACTCTTCTACACCTCTGATCAGTTGTTTATATGCATTTAAAAATGCCCTTCGCTTAGAAACTAGGTCTCATTTTTTAAATGctacacacaattcacaaacTGCAAACATCACAAATATCTTaaacacaactattcatatggttATCATATCAATAACTATATAATAGTGggtgcgtctggtgttcaaccaaccgaaaagggcacacgtcaccccgctactcatcgagctccactggctgccagtagctgctcgcattaagttcaagtcacttatgcttgcctacagagtgcttactggttctgctcccacctacctaaatgctcttgtaagggcaaatgttacacccaggacgctgcgctcgtctagtgagcgtcgtttggcactgccgtccgtgcaagcacggcaatccagactattttcatttgtagttccacgttggtggaacgaactgcctagtactaccagagcaggggcgtccctctctaccttcaagaagcttttgaagacccaactcttcagagagcacctcccctcctaactggcacctgactagcgcttaacttgcacttcagcagttacattcctgcacttctttttcctcttttctaggttgttgtttttctaattctcatgtaacg from Clupea harengus chromosome 25, Ch_v2.0.2, whole genome shotgun sequence harbors:
- the LOC105902246 gene encoding protein NLRC3-like — protein: MSQHRDSAGGHGDSKPTSQKGRPDSPAPSCVSMKSDQSKADIINFSEAHSHPDPSPVDERPDSPAPSCVSMKSDQSKEQIINFREGHSHPDPSFQQEEQTIHPSSSNTYQNELSTVFKELEHKVITFMTNELKRLKKLLTHDYPESPCSEEEEDEEDQRDARDGALKIAVHILRNMNQEIIAQQLEKYGLFPRCQQELKYRLTKKFQNVFEGVPKLGNPTFLEKIYTELYITEGESVEVNTEHEVRQIEMASKRQITKRETPIKCTDIFKSLPGQDKPIRTVLTKGVAGIGKTVSVQKFILDWAKENANQNIHFIFPLPFRELNLIKDKKYTLMDIIHHFFPETKDFAFSNQDRYNIAFIFDGLDESRLPLDFRHNECIYNVSEPASVDVLLTNLIKGNLLPSALVWITSRPAAANQIPPECVDQVTEVRGFNDPQKEEYFRKKITKEELASRIITHLKSSRCLYIMCHIPVFCWMAATVLEYILTEAESGEIPTSLTQMYTHFLIIQTKHMSQKYGNRDADALLKTILSLGKLAFQQLEKGNLIFYEEDLRECGIDVTEASVYSGMCTQIFREEAGLYQGKVFCFVHLSIQEFLAALYVFLHFSKRESNMPDQHQTSQLNSLLSANKRHGLHQTAVDLALRNENGHLDLFLRFLLGLSLESNQKLLQDLLPQTGSSPLNTEETVKYIKHKIREAPNPERCINLFHCLNELNDHSLVEEVKAYLREGKETKTDLSLSQLSALAFVLLMSDQELEEFDMEDYGGKGSPARSEAGVLRMLPVVKASRRVKLSGCNLTVKSCAALSSALSSNSSSLRQLHLSGNNLLGDSGVELLSTGLDYPNCRLEKLR